In Bosea sp. PAMC 26642, the DNA window ATCGGCTCCCGGCAGGGAAACCTCAGGCGCGTTCGCCAGCAGAGGAACACGGATCGCTCCGCGTTCATGCATCTTGCCATGTCGTCAATCGACGCTGGAATTCCGGTGGAGTTTCGGCCGCGAAATTCGCCAGCAACAAAGGCTAAGGCGACATACGTGTCCGACAACCACCGATAGTGGCGCGCTTATGACTCGGGCGGAGATTCGCGTCAACCCCGAATATGCAGTGCCGCAAGGCGGGACCGCCGGGCCGGCGCCTCAATCCTCGTCCTCTTCGGCGCTCTCGCGCATCTGATCGGTCCAGAGGCGCCGGTAGAGACCGCCCCGCTTCTTCAGCAGTTCGGAATGGGTTCCGCGCTGGACGAGGCGCCCGGCATCGAGAACGACGATTTCGTCCATGTCGATAACCGATGTCAGCCGATGCGTCACGAACAGCAGGGTCCGCCCCTTGCCGATCTTCTTCAAGGTGCGGTTGACGGCCGCCTCAGTCGTCTGGTCGAGCGCCGAGGTCGCCTCGTCGAGCAGCAGGATCGCGGGATCGCGGACCAACGCTCGCGCAATCGCGATGCGCTGGCGCTGCCCGCCCGACAGCGTATCGCCGCGTTCGCCGACCATGGTCTCATAGCCCTGCGGCTGGGCCGCGATGAATTTATGGATTTCGGCTTGCCTGGCCGCTGCCTCGACCTGCGCGTCGCTCGCATCAAGCGACCCTAGCCGGATGTTCTCGCGAAACGTCGTGTTGAACAGCACGTTCTCCTGGAACACGATCGCCATCTGCGCCCGCAGGGAATCGCGCGTGACGTCGGCGATGTCGACGCCGTCGATCGTCACCCTGCCCTGCCTCGTATCGTAGAAGCGCAGCAGCAGGCTCAGCAGCGTGCTCTTGCCCGCCCCGCTCGGCCCCACGATCGCGACGCGGCGCCCCGCCGGAATCACGAGATCGAGCCGGTCGAGCTGCCTGCGCACGCCATCATAGGAAAAGCTGACCCGCTCGAAGGCGATCTGCGTCGTGATGCGCGGCGCCTCGACGGCATCGGGCTTGTCGGAGACCCTGATCGGCTCGTCCAGGATCTGGTTCATGTGCCGGACGGCTCCCGCGGCGTCGATGACCACGGGGATGTACTGGGTCAGGTGGTTCAGGTTGTAGGTGATCTCCCAGAACACGCTCTCGAACGCGACGAAGGTGCCGATCGTGATCACGTCGTTGAAGGTCAGATAGGCGCCGACCGCCAGCACGAGCAGATGCAGCCACAGCACCGCGATCGTGATCGAGCGTTCGACGATGGTGTTGAGGAAGGTCGAGCGCTGCTGGGCCGCCCGCAGCATCTGGTTGCGCTGGGTGAACCAGCGCAGCGACAGGCCCTGCAGTCCAAATGCCTTGACGACCGCCTGGGCGCCGACATTCTCCTGCACCACCCCGAGCTCGCCGGCCTGCGCCCGCTTCACCTCGTAGCTTGCCAGAACCGCTCGCGGCGTCACGATCCGCGGCACGATCAGCACGAGCGGAAAGATCAGAAGCGCCAGCAGGCCGAGTTGCGGGTTCAGCACCATCAACAGGACGATGCCGGCGATCAGTTCCAGAAGCGGCAGCACGCCCCAATTGGCGAGGTTGATGACGGCTTCCTCATAGGTCGTCATGTCGTTAGAGAAACGCGACAGAACCTCGCCCTTGCGGCTCCTGTTGTAGAAGCTCACCGGCAGTTTCTGGATATGGGCGAAAAGGTTCCGGCGAACGTCCGCGGCTATGGCCGAGGTCACTTTCGCATCCTGCCATTCGTACCAGATCGCGACGACCGAGGTGACGAGGCCAGCGACGCCGAGGACGGCGAGGACGAGAAGCAGCTGCGAGTAGTTCTTCTCCTCGAAGACCTCGTCGATCAGGTATTTGAGCACGAGCGGCATCGAGACGTTGAACGCCATCTCGACCAGCAGGCCGAGCCCGACCAGTACGATGCCGGAGCGATGGGCCGATAGATAAGGCCTCGTGAAGGCGAAGACGCTGCTGAAGGCCCCTGCCGCTTCGGCGGCAGAGTAGTTCACCGGGCCGTCATGGTCCTCGTCGTCATCGATATCGTCTTCCTCATCATCCTCGTCGTCATCGTCGTCATCGTCGACTTCGACTCGCGACTGCGAAGACTTCGCCGGCGCAGCGACGGGGAGCACGCTCTTGCGTTCCACGGGGACAGCAGCTGTGACGGACGGGACATCGATCGCTGCCGCAGAGGTGGTGGCCCGGCCCGGGTCACTGGCATCGTCGGCCGCTGGAGGCTGCTTGTCGTCACTCACGCGATCTTCGGCAGAACGCATTCAAGCGGCCACCGCCCTCTATCTAGATGATGTGTTCGGCGACTGGATGATGATCGGCGGACATCAGTCGCCGCGGGTCGGCTTCAGCCGGTCGAAGAAGCAGTAGCGCAGGCTTTCCGCATCTTCGTACCACTGACCCGGCCCTTTGCCTGCCGCGAGCGTGCGTTGCCAGGCGGCATCCAGCCGGTCGCGCTGCTCAAGCGCCACATCGAAATCCTCGTCGAAGAAAAGCTCCGACCACTCCCACCATGTCGCCAGCTTCTTCACCCCGCGCAGAAGATCGTACCTGTCGCAGACCTGGGAGGTGAGATCGCTGGTCACCGAGCCGAAATAGACTCCTCGCCTGCATACGCGATGCAGTTCGGAGATCGCCGCCTTGACGCGGCGTGGGCTGAGATGGCTGAGGCAGGTCTCGTAGACGACGTCGAAGGAGCGCGTTTTGAACGGCAAGTCCGCTACCGTGCCGCAGCGGTTGTACTTGCGCAGATGCGCCGGCGTCTTCGCGTGGATGTAGCGGTTCTTCTCGATTCCCCAGGCGTCGATGCCGAGATCGCGCAACGCTCCGACGAGTTCTCCGGACGCCGAGCCCGCCACGAGCAGCCGATATGCCGGCCCCGTTTCCCACACCAGCTCGATCATGTCGCGGATGTAGAGGGGGTCGCTGAACCGCGACCAGACCTCTGCATAGGGGCCGGCACCGCGATAGAGGTCGAAATAGCTGCGGTCGATACGGGGGCTAGGCTTTGGTACGACGACCGGATCTGGGCCGTTGGCAGCAGCAGCCCGGGCGAGCCCGGTGTCGTAGCGCCGCTTCATCAACTCGGTCAGGAGGAGATCGGTCGCAATATCGGAAGAATCGAGCAGACCGTTCAGGGTCGAGTCGAACAGATAGTCGCCGACGACCAGAAGCCCCGGATGCTCCTTGGGCTCGGGGCGATGGTTGGTCAGGACATCGCGAACCGGCATTCCACCGGGGATCGCGTTCACCGATGCGAGCCAGCGGTGAACCTTGCCCTCGATGAAATGCGGATGGGGGTCTCCGATCGATGCGGGCACCGATTTCAGAACCGTCCTGATCAGTTCGTCATCGCTGAGATTGGCAAAGGACAGCGCATCGACGCCGGCGATCAGCCAGTTCAGGACGCCATTGCGTCCGACATCGTGACGCGAGCCTTCGATATAGACGCAGCAGCCTCCGAAGCTCTCGGACATGAACCACGAGCCCTCCACCTTTCCCTCCCAGAAAGGCCGATCGAAGAGCGCGGCGACCCGCAGATAATGGGCGGGGCGGTCGAAATGGGCGATGTGCCGGGACATGCTGCGCCTCAGGACTTCGCTGTCCCAGGCGACGGTGCCGAGCCAGTTGTGCGGAAGGCACATCACCACGAGATCGAACTCTCGGCTCTCCGGACCCTTGCCGTTCAGCATACCGAGGCGATAGCGCCCCTCTTCCGTCTTGCCGACGTTCAGGACCCTGTGGTTGAGCTGGATATCGGCATCGATGGCGGCGCTCAGCCCTTCGATGATCTGCTCGTTGCCGTTCTGGACCGAATAGACCTCGATATAGCCGTCAACATCCATCAGATAGTTCTTCAGCGCGTTGAGGCCATTCGAGACATGCCCCTCGGACGCGATGTCGGATCGGGCCATGACTTGCAGGAAACGGCGCGCCTTCGCGTCGGCCACCTCGCGATCAAGCACCTCTTCGGCGCTGATGAAGGCCCAGGGGTGACGGTTGTCCTGCTTGCCCGCTCCCTGATAGTAGGCGGCCGGAGACATGCTGTCGGCGCAGGTCTTGCGGAACGCGACGATCGCATCGGCGGTTGCGGTGCCATAGCGTGTCCGCATCCCATCGACGCCCAAGACCACCTCGCCGTCCAGCACGACCGCTTCGGAATCCATCGCTGTGGTCTGAAAGCCCAGTTCCTGCACCAGTTCGCGCAAGGGGTCGTGGCCCAGCATCGAATAGCCGTAGATTTCAGCGACACCCGCCTCGTACATCGCCGGAGTACTGTCAAATTTCCGCGTCAGGACCTTTCCGCCAAGCCGCTCTGACGCCTCGAAAATCGTAACCCGGCACATTTCGCCGATTTTCTTCTTGATATGCCACGCAGTCATCAAGCCGCCGGGCCCACCGCCGACGATCGCTAGTTCCAACATCGAAAACTACGCCAGTTCCTGTTACGATATGGCGCATGATGACGTACTCCGGCTCCAAAAGCGACCCGAAAATGCCTTAATTGACGGTCGTTCCGTATGACCGTCCTGGACGAGCGGGGAAGACGCGATATCGTCGGCCGCACCTCAGCGGATTGGGTCCAACATGAAAAAGGCCGCCCGAAGGCGGCCTTGATCAGGACGATAGGGTTGGGAGACGCGCAGAAAGCGCGTCCCGATCACTCCGCTGCGGGCAACGCCGCTGCGACGGCAGCAGCCGCGGCCTTCGCAGCCGAAGCCGCGGCACGGGCCGCAGCATCGGCCTTCTGGCCGACGATGAGATCGTCGCGACGCGTCGCCACCTGCTTGATGCGGGCGACCTGGGCGCCGGTGCCGGCCGGGATGAGCGAGCCGACGATGACGTTCTCCTTGAGGCCTTCCAGCGTATCGTACTTGCCGTTGACCGCCGCCTCGGTGAGGACGCGGGTGGTCTCCTGGAACGACGCCGCCGAGATGAACGAACGCGTCTGCAGGCTCGCCTTGGTGATGCCGAGCAGGACAGGCACGCCGGAGGCGGGCTTCTTGCCCTCTTCCGCCATCTTCTGGTTGATCTCGCGCAATTCGATGCGGTCGACCTGGTCGCCGGTCAGGATGTCGGTATCGCCGGATTCGGTGATCTCGACCTTCTGCAGCATCTGCCGGACGATGACCTCGATGTGCTTGTCGTTGATGCCCACGCCCTGGAGGCGATAGACCTCCTGGATCTCGTTCACCAGATAAGCCGCCAACTCCTCGACGCCCTTGATCGCAAGGATGTCGTGCGGGGCCGGATTGCCGTCGAGGATGTAGTCGCCCATCTCGACGACGTCGCCGTCCTGGAGATGGATGTGCTTGCCCTTGGGGATCAGGTACTCGAGCCCTTCCGAGCCGTCATGCGGGGTCAGCGTAACGCGGCGCTTGTTCTTGTAGTCCTTGCCGAAGCCGATCACGCCGGCCTTCTCTGCGATGATCGCCGCATCCTTGGGACGACGCGCCTCGAACAGCTCCGCCACCCGCGGCAGACCGCCGGTGATGTCGCGGGTCTTGGCCGAGTCGGTCGAGACGCGGGCCAGCACGTCGCCGGCCTTGATCATCGCGCCCGGCTCCATCGAGATGATGCCCTCGACCGGCAGGATGTACCGCGCTTCGCCGCCACGGGCGAGCTTGGCGATCTTGCCGTCCGGTCCATGCACCGTCAGCGCCGGACGCAGATCCGACGTACGGGCCGAGCCGCGCCAGTCGATGACGACGCGCTTGTTGATGCCTGTCGCCTCGTCGGTCGTCTCGGTGATCGACATGCCGTCGACCAGGTCCTCGTAGCCGACGGAGCCGTCGACCTCCGCCAGGATCGGGCGGGAATAGGGATCCCACTCGATCAGGCGCTGGCCGCGCTTGACTTTGTCGCCCTCGTCGACCCGCAGCTTCGAGCCGAACTGGACCCGGTGCACCGCGCGCTCCGCCCCGTCCGGTCCCACGATCACCACGGCGATGTTGCGCGCCATGGCGATGAGGTCGCCGTCCGAATTGCGGGCGAGGTTGCTGTTGCGGATCCTGACCGTGCCCTCGAAGTTCGACTCGGTGAAGGACTGGTCGGCGATCGTGGCAGCGCCGCCGATGTGGAAGGTGCGCATGGTGAGCTGCGTACCCGGCTCGCCGATCGACTGCGCCGCGATGACGCCGACGGCCTCGCCCATGTTGACGGGCGTGCCGCGGGCAAGATCGCGTCCGTAGCAGGTCGCGCAGACGCCGTTCTTGGTGGCGCAGGTCAGCACCGAACGGATCTTAACTTCCTGCACGCCGGCAGCGTTGATCGCCTCGATATGCGCCTCGTCGATCATCGTGCCCTTCGGCACCAGGACCTTGCCGTCGATATCGGTGACATCCTCCGCGGCCGAACGGCCGAGGATGCGGATTCCGAGCGAGGCGACGACCTGGCCCGCATCGATGATGGCGCGCATCTTGATGCCGCTCTCCGAGCCGCAATCGACTTCGGAGATGATCGCATCCTGCGCCACATCGACGAGACGACGCGTCAGATAGCCGGAGTTGGCCGTCTTCAGCGCGGTATCGGCGAGGCCCTTGCGGGCGCCGTGGGTCGAGTTGAAGTACTCGAGAACGTCGAGGCCTTCCTTGAAGTTCGAGATGATCGGCGACTCGATGATCTCGCCCGAGGGCTTGGCCATCAGGCCGCGCATCGCCGCGAGCTGCTTCATCTGGGCTGGCGAACCGCGCGCACCCGAATGGCTCATCATGTAGATCGAGTTGATCGGCAGATCGCGACCGTTCTTGTCTTTCTTCACGGTCGAGATGCGCGCCATCATCTCCTGGGCGAGCTTGTCGGAGCACTTTGCCCAGGCGTCGACGACCTTGTTGTACTTCTCGCCCTGGGTGATCAGGCCGTCCTGGTACTGCTGCTCGTAATCCTTGGCGAGAACGCGCGTCGTATCGACGATCTCCCACTTGTTTTCGGGGATCACCATGTCGTCCTTGCCGAACGAGATGCCGGCCTTGAAGGCGTGCGTGAAGCCCAGCGACATGATGCGGTCGCAGAAGATCACCGACTCCTTCTGACCGCAGCCGCGATAGACGGCGTCGATCATTCCCGAGATTTCCTTCTTCGTCATCAGGCGGTTGCTGACGTCGAAGGTCATGTTCGGGTGCCTGGGCAGTGCCGTCGAGAGAATGACGCGGCCGGGCGTGGTGTCGTAGATCTTGGTGTAGTCCTTGCCGTCGGCCCCAACGCCGGTCCAGCGGTATTTGATCTTGGAATGCAGCGTCACGACCTTCTCGTGCAGCGCATATTCAAGCTCGCCGATGTCGCCGAAGATCTTGCCCTGGCCCGGCTCGCCGTCGGAGACGATCGAGAGGTAGTACAGGCCCAGAACGATGTCCTGCGACGGCACGATGATCGGAAGACCATTGGCCGGGTGTAGGATGTTGTTGGTCGACATCATCAGGACGCGCGCCTCCAGCTGCGCTTCCAGCGACAGCGGAACGTGCACGGCCATCTGGTCGCCGTCGAAGTCGGCGTTGAAGGCGGCGCAGACCAGCGGGTGAAGCTGGATCGCCTTGCCCTCGATCAGCGTCGGCTCGAAGGCCTGGATGCCCAGGCGGTGGAGCGTCGGCGCGCGGTTCAGCATCACCGGATGCTCGCGGATGACCTCGTCCAGGATGTCCCAAACCTCCGGCTTCTCCTTCTCGACCAGCTTCTTGGCCTGCTTGACCGTGGTCGAGTAGCCCTTGGCGTCGAGGCGCGCATAGATGAACGGCTTGAACAGCTCAAGCGCCATCTTCTTGGGCAGCCCACACTGGTGCAGCTTCAGCTCCGGACCCACGACGATGACCGAACGGCCGGAATAGTCGACGCGCTTGCCGAGCAGGTTCTGGCGGAAGCGGCCCTGCTTGCCCTTCAGCATGTCGGCAAGCGACTTCAGCGGGCGCTTGTTGGCACCCGTGATGACGCGGCCGCGACGGCCGTTGTCGAACAGCGCGTCGACCGACTCCTGCAACATCCGCTTTTCGTTGCGGATGATGATGTCGGGCGCGCGCAGCTCGATCAGCCGCTTCAGGCGGTTGTTGCGGTTGATGACGCGGCGATACAGGTCGTTCAGGTCGGAGGTCGCGAAGCGGCCGCCATCGAGCGGCACCAGCGGGCGCAGATCGGGCGGGATCACCGGGACGATGGTCATGACCATCCATTCCGGCTTGTTGCCCGACTGCTGGAAGGCCTCGATGATCTTGAGGCGCTTCATCAGCTTCTTGGGCTTCAACTCCGACGTCGTCGTCGCGATCTCATGCTTGAGATCGGCGTTGATCTGGTCGAGGTCGAGCGCGCGCAGCATCTCGCGGATGGCTTCCGCGCCGATCATGGCGGTGAAGGTGTCGGCGCCGTACTCTTCCTGGCAGCGGACATACTCCTCCTCGGACAGGATCTGACGGTCCTTGAGGGGCGTCAGGCCCGGCTCGATGACGACATACGACTCGAAATAGAGGATGCGCTCGAGATCCTTGAGCGGCATGTCCATCAAGAGGCCGATGCGCGAGGGCAGCGACTTCAGGAACCAGATATGGGCGACAGGCGCGGCGAGTTCGATATGGCCCATGCGCTCGCGCCGGACGCGGGCGAGCGTGACTTCGACGCCGCACTTTTCGCAGATGACGCCCTTGAACTTCATGCGCTTGTACTTGCCGCACAGGCACTCGTAGTCCTTGATCGGCCCGAAGATGCGGGCGCAGAACAGGCCGTCGCGCTCCGGCTTGAACGTCCGATAGTTGATGGTCTCCGGCTTCTTGATCTCGCCGTATGACCAGGACAGGATCTTCTCCGGGCTGGCGATCGAGATGCGGATCGCATCGAACGCCTGCTGCACCGGCTGCTGCCCAAAGAGATTCATGACCTCTTGCTTCATCGCCTGCTCTCCTGCGACCAGTGGGGGTTCTTGAACCGCCCTGCCCGGCCTTCATGCGATCGGCCGGCGGCGTGAGTGCCGCCGGCTTTCTGTCTCGTGACGACGCTGCCCTCTGCGGGCCTGCGCGCCTTATTCGGCCGCTTCGGCCGGCGGCAACTCGCCGGTCTTGGGCTTGTTGTTGATCAGTTCGACATTGAGGCCGAGCGAGCGCATTTCCTTGACGAGCACGTTGAAGCTCTCGGGAATGCCCGCCTCGAAGTTGTCCTCGCCGCGCACGATCGACTCGTAGACCTTGGTGCGGCCCGCGACGTCGTCCGACTTCACCGTCAGCATCTCCTGCAGCGTGTAGGCGGCGCCATAGGCTTCCAGCGCCCAGACCTCCATCTCGCCGAAGCGCTGTCCGCCGAACTGCGCCTTGCCGCCCAGCGGCTGCTGGGTGACGAGCGAGTACGGGCCGATCGAACGGGCATGGATCTTGTCGTCGACCAGATGGTGCAGCTTGAGCATGTAGATGTAGCCCATCGTCACCTTGCGGTCGAAGGGCTCGCCGGTGCGGCCGTCATAGAGCGTCGACTGACCCGACGAGTGCAGACCCGCCTGCTCCAGCAGCCGCTCGATATCGGCCTCCTTGGCGCCGTTGAACACCGGTGTCGCCATCGGCACGCCGCGGCGCAGGTTCTGGCCCATCTCGACGAGCTCGGTCTCGTCCATCGAGGCGATGATCTCGTTGTCCTCGTAGACGGCTTCGAACGAGGCACGCAGCGCCTTGTAGTCGTTCGACTTCTTGTAAGCGTCGAGCGCCGCGCCGATCTGCTTGCCCAGACCTGCGGCGGCCCATCCGAGATGGGTCTCCAGAATCTGGCCGACATTCATGCGCGAGGGCACGCCGAGCGGGTTGAGCACGATGTCGGCATGGGTGCCGTCCTCGAGGAAGGGCATGTCCTCGGCAGCCACGATGCGCGAGACCACGCCCTTGTTGCCGTGGCGGCCGGCCATCTTGTCGCCCGGCTGGATCTTGCGCTTCACCGCGACGAAGACCTTGACCATCTTCATCACGCCCGGAGGCAGCTCGTCGCCGCGCTGCAGCTTCTCGACCTTGTCGAGGAAGCGCTGCTCGAGGCGCTTCTTCGACTCGTCGTACTGCTTCCGCATCGCCTCGATTTCGGTCATCAGGGCGTCGTCGCCGGTGGCGAACAGCCACCACTGCGAGCGCGGGAACTCGGTCATGCCCTCGCGGGTGATGACCGTGTCCTTCTTGAAGCCCTTGGGACCGGCGAGACCGGTCTTGCCGGTCAGGATGTCGCCGAGACGCGCGAAGGTGTTGCGGTCCAGGATCGCCTGCTCGTCGTCGCGGTCCTTGGCGAGACGCTCGATCTCCTCGCGTTCGATCGCCTGGGCGCGCTCGTCCTTGTCGACGCCATGGCGGTTGAACACGCGCACTTCCACGATCGTGCCCTGCACGCCGGGCGGAACCCGCAGCGAGGTGTCGCGGACGTCGGAGGCCTTCTCGCCGAAGATGGCGCGCAGCAGCTTCTCTTCCGGCGTCATCGGGCTTTCGCCCTTGGGCGTGATCTTGCCGACGAGAATGTCGCCGGCCGCCACTTCCGCGCCGATATAGACGATGCCGGCCTCGTCGAGGTTCTTCAGCGCCTCTTCCGAAACGTTCGGAATATCGCGCGTGATTTCCTCCGGCCCGAGCTTGGTGTCGCGGGCCATGACCTCGAATTCCTCGATATGGATCGAGGTAAAGATGTCGTCAGAGACGATCTTCTCCGAGAGCAGGATCGAGTCCTCGAAGTTGTAGCCGTTCCACGGCATGAACGCGACGAGCACGTTGCGGCCGAGAGCAAGCTCGCCGAACTCGGTCGACGGGCCGTCCGCGACGATGTCACCCTTCTTGATGATGTCGCCGACGCGCACCAGCGGACGCTGCGTGATGCAGGTAGACTGGTTCGAGCGCTGGAACTTCTGCAGACGGTAGATGTCGACGCCGGGCTTGGTCGGGTCCATCTCGTCCGACGCGCGGATGACGATACGCGTCGCATCGACCTGGTCGACCACGCCGGAGCGGCGCGCGGCGATCGCTGCACCCGAGTCACGGGCGACGACGGCTTCCATGCCGGTGCCGACGAAGGGCGCGTCGGCACGAACCAGCGGCACCGCCTGGCGCTGCATGTTCGAGCCCATCAGCGCGCGGTTGGCGTCGTCGTTCTCGAGGAACGGGATCAGCGCCGCGGCGACCGAGACGAGCTGCTTGGGCGACACGTCCTGGAAATCGACCTTGTCGACCGGCGTCACGATCACCTCACCGGCGCGACGGCAGACGATCAGGTCGTCGGTAAGACGGCCTTCCTTGTCCACGGCTGCGTTGGCCTGGGCGACGTTGTACTTCGCCTCCTCCATCGCCGAGAGATAGATGATCTCGTCGGTCTGCTTGCCGTCGCGGATGCGGCGATAGGGGCTCTCGATGAAGCCGTACTTGTTCACCCGCGCGAAGGTGGCGAGCGAGTTAATCAGTCCGATATTCGGGCCTTCCGGCGTCTCGATCGGGCAGATGCGGCCGTAATGCGTCGGGTGCACGTCGCGCACCTCGAAGCCGGCGCGCTCGCGGGTCAGACCACCGGGTCCAAGCGCCGAAAGACGACGCTTGTGAGTGACTTCCGAGAGCGGGTTCGTCTGGTCCATGAACTGCGACAGCTGCGACGAGCCGAAGAATTCGCGCACCGCTGCGGCCGCCGGCTTGGCGTTGATGAGGTCCTGCGGCATCACCGTGTCGATATCGACCGAGGACATCCGCTCCTTGATGGCGCGCTCCATGCGCAGGAGGCCCAGGCGATACTGGTTCTCCATCAGCTCGCCGACCGAACGCACGCGGCGGTTGCCGAGATGGTCGATGTCGTCGATCTCGCCCTTGCCGTCGCGCAGATCGACCAGCGCCTTGACGACCGCGAAGATGTCCTCCTTGCGGAGGATCCGGACGGTGTCCTCGGCGTCGAGGTCGAGGCGCATGTTCATCTTGACGCGGCCGACGGCCGACAGGTCGTAGCGCTCCGAGTCGAAGAACAGCGACTGGAACATGTTCTCGGCAGTCTCAAGCGTCGGCGGCTCGCCGGGACGCATCACGCGATAGATGTCGAACAGCGCCTCTTCCCGGCGCGAGTT includes these proteins:
- the rpoB gene encoding DNA-directed RNA polymerase subunit beta — its product is MVNSLQGRRRVRKFFGKLKEVAQMPNLIEVQKASYDQFLMVEEPKGGRGDEGLQSVFRSVFPIGDFSGASLLEFVKYTFEPPKYDVDECRQRGMTFSAPLKVTLRLIVFDIDPDTQAKSVKDIKEQDVYMGDMPLMTDNGTFIVNGTERVIVSQMHRSPGVFFDHDKGKTHSSGKLLFAARIIPYRGSWLDIEFDAKDIVYARIDRKRKIPVTSLLFALGMDGEEILSRFYAHITYVRDGKGWRVPYDAERMKGFKATVDLIDADTGEVVVEAGKKLVARTARQLAEKGLKFLRATDEDLVGQYIAEDIVDPETGEVHAEAGEELTMAAEAKTGDIKGNLVDLIAKGYDEITVLDIDHITVGPYIRNTLTVDKNSRREEALFDIYRVMRPGEPPTLETAENMFQSLFFDSERYDLSAVGRVKMNMRLDLDAEDTVRILRKEDIFAVVKALVDLRDGKGEIDDIDHLGNRRVRSVGELMENQYRLGLLRMERAIKERMSSVDIDTVMPQDLINAKPAAAAVREFFGSSQLSQFMDQTNPLSEVTHKRRLSALGPGGLTRERAGFEVRDVHPTHYGRICPIETPEGPNIGLINSLATFARVNKYGFIESPYRRIRDGKQTDEIIYLSAMEEAKYNVAQANAAVDKEGRLTDDLIVCRRAGEVIVTPVDKVDFQDVSPKQLVSVAAALIPFLENDDANRALMGSNMQRQAVPLVRADAPFVGTGMEAVVARDSGAAIAARRSGVVDQVDATRIVIRASDEMDPTKPGVDIYRLQKFQRSNQSTCITQRPLVRVGDIIKKGDIVADGPSTEFGELALGRNVLVAFMPWNGYNFEDSILLSEKIVSDDIFTSIHIEEFEVMARDTKLGPEEITRDIPNVSEEALKNLDEAGIVYIGAEVAAGDILVGKITPKGESPMTPEEKLLRAIFGEKASDVRDTSLRVPPGVQGTIVEVRVFNRHGVDKDERAQAIEREEIERLAKDRDDEQAILDRNTFARLGDILTGKTGLAGPKGFKKDTVITREGMTEFPRSQWWLFATGDDALMTEIEAMRKQYDESKKRLEQRFLDKVEKLQRGDELPPGVMKMVKVFVAVKRKIQPGDKMAGRHGNKGVVSRIVAAEDMPFLEDGTHADIVLNPLGVPSRMNVGQILETHLGWAAAGLGKQIGAALDAYKKSNDYKALRASFEAVYEDNEIIASMDETELVEMGQNLRRGVPMATPVFNGAKEADIERLLEQAGLHSSGQSTLYDGRTGEPFDRKVTMGYIYMLKLHHLVDDKIHARSIGPYSLVTQQPLGGKAQFGGQRFGEMEVWALEAYGAAYTLQEMLTVKSDDVAGRTKVYESIVRGEDNFEAGIPESFNVLVKEMRSLGLNVELINNKPKTGELPPAEAAE